A genomic segment from Janibacter sp. DB-40 encodes:
- a CDS encoding type II secretion system F family protein yields the protein MTDLIHSLGPGRSGAALGLVLALGVLLVHQGLPRHRRPTLDDRLAPYLRDTPRPSRLLQTEQVPLVAVIPTVLRPLVTDLAGRVESVLGGTHSVRRRLQRAGRVPDTDHFRAEQVVYGFAGAGLGGVLGVLAVTGKGRSPVLLLLLIALGFGCGVVIRDTLLSREANRREERMLAEFPTVAELLALAVGAGEGTTGALERVVRLSEGELSDELGRCLADARAGASLQRALQGLADRTGLISLSRFVDGIVVAVERGTPLADVLRAQAQDVREEGRRQIMEAGGKKEITMMIPVVFGVLPVTVIFALFPGLSFFQFQM from the coding sequence ATGACCGATCTCATCCACTCCCTCGGCCCGGGGCGTAGTGGGGCTGCCCTCGGGCTCGTCCTCGCGCTGGGCGTGCTGCTCGTGCACCAGGGTCTCCCGCGTCACCGGCGACCCACGCTCGATGACCGGTTGGCGCCCTACCTGCGCGACACGCCTCGCCCCTCCCGCCTCCTCCAGACCGAGCAGGTGCCCCTCGTCGCGGTCATCCCCACCGTCCTGCGTCCACTCGTCACCGACCTCGCCGGCCGTGTCGAGTCCGTGCTCGGGGGGACGCACTCGGTGCGCCGTCGACTGCAACGGGCAGGACGCGTCCCCGACACCGACCACTTCCGGGCCGAGCAGGTCGTCTACGGCTTCGCGGGTGCCGGCCTGGGCGGTGTGCTCGGCGTCCTCGCCGTCACCGGGAAGGGGCGCTCGCCCGTGCTGCTCCTTCTGCTCATCGCGCTGGGCTTCGGCTGCGGCGTGGTGATCCGCGACACCCTGCTCAGCCGGGAGGCGAACCGGCGCGAGGAGCGAATGCTCGCCGAGTTCCCCACCGTCGCCGAGCTGCTCGCCCTCGCCGTGGGCGCGGGGGAGGGGACGACGGGAGCCCTCGAGCGGGTCGTCCGCCTCTCCGAGGGTGAGCTGTCCGACGAGCTCGGCCGCTGCCTCGCCGATGCCCGGGCCGGTGCCAGTCTCCAGAGGGCGCTGCAAGGCCTCGCCGACCGTACCGGCCTCATCTCGCTGTCCCGCTTCGTCGACGGAATCGTGGTGGCGGTGGAGCGCGGCACGCCCCTCGCCGACGTGCTACGGGCCCAGGCCCAGGACGTGCGTGAGGAAGGACGCCGCCAGATCATGGAGGCCGGCGGGAAGAAGGAGATCACGATGATGATCCCTGTCGTCTTCGGTGTGCTGCCCGTGACCGTCATCTTCGCCCTCTTCCCGGGCCTCTCGTTCTTCCAGTTCCAGATGTGA
- a CDS encoding type II secretion system F family protein, which translates to MTGVVVGALFGTGLFLVWWSMWPRDEEVMRTPTENRVLRRLRDELAQAGYWGVGPVGLLVACAIAFVLVLVMGTAMTRVPSIALCFAAMAGWAPLAVVRMRARSRRSQLRELWPDVVDNVTSAVRAGLALPEALAQLAVRGPEELRPAFAEFAGDYRTTGRFNDSLDRLKERLADPVGDRLVESLRIAREVGGSDLGSLLRTLSAFLREDARTRSELETRQSWTVSAARLAVAAPWIVLAFLSTRPESVQAYNTGAGVVVLAFGAATSMVAYQVMVRIGRLPEEGRVLR; encoded by the coding sequence GTGACAGGCGTGGTCGTGGGTGCCCTGTTCGGCACGGGACTCTTCCTCGTCTGGTGGTCCATGTGGCCACGTGACGAGGAGGTGATGCGCACCCCCACGGAGAACCGGGTGCTGCGTCGTCTGCGCGACGAGCTGGCCCAGGCCGGGTACTGGGGCGTGGGACCGGTGGGACTGCTCGTCGCCTGTGCCATCGCCTTCGTGCTGGTCCTCGTCATGGGCACGGCGATGACTCGTGTCCCGAGCATCGCCTTGTGCTTCGCTGCCATGGCGGGATGGGCGCCGCTGGCGGTGGTGCGCATGCGGGCCCGGTCACGACGCTCTCAGCTGCGGGAGCTGTGGCCGGACGTCGTCGACAACGTCACGTCAGCGGTGCGTGCCGGGTTGGCGCTCCCGGAGGCCCTGGCCCAGCTCGCGGTCCGCGGGCCCGAGGAGCTGCGTCCGGCCTTCGCGGAGTTCGCTGGTGACTATCGCACGACGGGCCGTTTCAACGACAGCCTCGACCGTCTCAAGGAGCGACTCGCCGACCCGGTCGGGGACCGACTCGTGGAGTCCCTGCGCATCGCCCGTGAGGTCGGTGGCTCCGACCTCGGGTCACTGCTGCGGACCCTCTCGGCGTTCCTGCGCGAGGACGCCCGCACCCGCAGCGAGCTGGAGACGCGCCAGTCCTGGACGGTCAGCGCGGCGCGACTTGCGGTCGCCGCCCCGTGGATCGTCCTCGCCTTCCTCTCGACCCGTCCGGAGTCCGTGCAGGCCTACAACACCGGCGCCGGGGTGGTCGTGCTCGCCTTCGGCGCTGCTACCTCGATGGTGGCCTACCAGGTCATGGTCCGCATCGGCCGCCTTCCCGAGGAAGGCCGGGTGCTGCGATGA
- a CDS encoding ATPase, T2SS/T4P/T4SS family: protein MDAVETVETEVRELIRRTGLDPVRESGEVADLVRAAVSDYDDRSIQGGLPVLGNREAAVKAVLDTVAGFGPLQQYFDDPLVEEIWINSPSQVFVARNGVAELTTTVLTADEVRDLVEKMLKSSGRRIDLSSPFVDATLPDGSRLHVVIPDITREHWAVNIRKFVVKADHLDDLVRLGTLTRAASTFLQAAVTAGLNILVAGGTQAGKTTLLNCLSAALPPRERVITCEEVFELKIPRRDVVAMQCRQPSLEGAGEIPLRRLVKEALRMRPSRIIVGEVRQAESLDLLIALNSGLPGMCTVHANSAREAVTKMCTLPLLAGENVGSRFVVPTVAGSIDLVVHAALEGDGTRRVREIVALPGRIENDIVETTDIFTTRDGSLVRAGGYPPHRERFERAGYDLTALLGAGRP from the coding sequence ATGGACGCGGTCGAGACGGTCGAGACCGAGGTGCGCGAGCTGATCCGTCGCACCGGTCTGGACCCGGTGCGCGAGTCGGGCGAGGTCGCCGACCTCGTGCGGGCGGCCGTCAGCGACTACGACGACCGCAGCATCCAGGGCGGGCTCCCCGTGCTGGGCAACCGGGAGGCCGCGGTCAAGGCCGTCCTCGACACGGTGGCCGGCTTCGGGCCGTTGCAGCAGTATTTCGACGACCCCCTCGTGGAGGAGATCTGGATCAACTCGCCGAGCCAGGTCTTCGTCGCGCGCAATGGTGTCGCCGAGCTGACGACCACGGTGCTCACCGCCGACGAGGTGCGCGACCTGGTCGAGAAGATGCTGAAGTCGTCGGGACGCCGCATCGACCTGTCCTCACCCTTCGTCGACGCGACGCTGCCGGACGGCAGCCGGCTGCACGTCGTCATCCCGGACATCACCCGGGAGCACTGGGCGGTCAACATCCGCAAGTTCGTCGTCAAGGCCGACCACCTCGACGACCTCGTGCGACTGGGCACGCTGACGCGCGCGGCATCGACCTTCCTCCAGGCCGCCGTGACGGCCGGGTTGAACATCCTCGTCGCCGGGGGGACGCAGGCGGGCAAGACCACCCTGCTCAACTGCCTGTCTGCCGCACTGCCCCCGCGCGAGCGGGTGATCACCTGCGAGGAGGTCTTCGAGCTGAAGATCCCGCGGAGGGACGTCGTCGCCATGCAGTGTCGGCAGCCCAGCCTCGAGGGTGCCGGCGAGATCCCCTTGCGGCGCCTGGTCAAGGAGGCCCTGCGGATGCGTCCCTCCCGCATCATCGTCGGCGAGGTGCGCCAGGCCGAGAGCCTCGACCTGCTCATCGCTCTCAACTCCGGGCTGCCCGGGATGTGCACGGTCCACGCCAACTCGGCCAGGGAGGCGGTGACGAAGATGTGCACCCTGCCGCTGCTGGCCGGTGAGAACGTCGGGTCCCGGTTCGTCGTCCCGACCGTGGCGGGGTCGATCGATCTCGTCGTCCACGCCGCGCTCGAGGGTGATGGCACGCGCCGTGTCCGCGAGATCGTGGCCCTGCCGGGCCGCATCGAGAACGACATCGTGGAGACGACCGACATCTTCACCACGCGTGACGGATCCCTGGTGCGAGCCGGTGGGTACCCACCGCACCGCGAGCGCTTCGAACGCGCGGGGTACGACCTGACCGCACTCCTCGGAGCCGGCCGTCCGTGA
- a CDS encoding FtsK/SpoIIIE domain-containing protein, with the protein MLLQMTVIDARRGTEHPVEVRAGPSDTALHLLEALGSDADTAMHVDGRRVPAEASIGLPPLLDGSVLVLGHEDDDGWTRSTTPSPLRLTSITGPDAGRTLDLALGRHVIGRGEMATLRVADDTLSREHLVVSVDRDGLLVQELDATNGTLVDGEAVPTAGRRARTGSRIRAGSTTFAIEAHRSRPSRRRPGGAGTISVNPTPRLPSAHVPARIAIPQAPSAPARRRIPWVMVLLPIPFAALLAFFFGPRMLLFGLLTPVLAIGSTLSDRSSSRRDHREAHTAWTRETARVGEHLASALALERRERLRSAPDAAALLDAARGDSSRLWERRAGHPEFLDLRLGLAPLPARVEVDRGHGDRAHPVLEDVPLVVDLPDVGVLGIAGGRDGRDRLARHLLAQLTVLHSHHDVAVSVVATQEGWWSPFRTLVHLREHHDDPGTSRATATEEGALALFAGHADTARERRRRRSGASADDDEPTTLVLLIDEVDRWRSDPNLRTVLAQGRTHRILVIALCETVEGLPHECGAIARLDGDRLALQVAGTPDAHGVVDGVGPAWAGRVAAALAPLRDSTPDAAGVGLPDATRLVDLLDLDPDDPATVRTAWSGATARRSDLDVAVGQGAEGPFHIDLRRDGPHALVAGTTGSGKSEFLQSWVASLAACLSPQEITFVLVDYKGGAAFAECARLPHTVGLLTDLEPAQAERALTSLDAELNRRERILAASGATDIDDHRGNPLPRLMIVIDEFRMLAEEQPEALAHLMRIAAVGRSLGVHLVLATQRPGGIVSADIKANVNLRIALRVRDRVDSDDVLGVPDAVDLPESAPGRALARTGGRPPVPSRPAGSPDTPHRAPTEWSCAPRASRGRP; encoded by the coding sequence ATGCTCCTGCAGATGACCGTCATCGATGCCCGACGTGGCACCGAGCACCCCGTGGAGGTCCGCGCCGGGCCATCCGACACAGCCCTCCACCTGCTCGAGGCGCTCGGGTCGGACGCGGACACCGCCATGCACGTCGACGGCAGGAGGGTTCCCGCCGAGGCGTCGATCGGACTGCCCCCGCTCCTCGACGGGAGCGTCCTCGTCCTCGGCCACGAGGACGACGACGGCTGGACGAGGTCCACGACGCCCTCCCCCCTTCGTCTCACGTCGATCACGGGGCCCGATGCCGGGCGCACGCTCGACCTCGCACTCGGACGGCACGTGATAGGCCGCGGGGAGATGGCCACACTCCGGGTCGCCGACGACACCCTCTCCCGCGAGCATCTCGTCGTCTCGGTGGACCGGGACGGCCTCCTGGTGCAGGAGCTGGACGCGACCAACGGCACCCTCGTCGACGGCGAGGCCGTGCCGACCGCGGGCAGACGGGCACGGACCGGCAGCCGGATCCGTGCCGGAAGCACCACGTTCGCCATCGAGGCCCACCGGTCCCGCCCCTCCCGTCGCCGGCCCGGTGGCGCGGGGACGATCTCGGTGAACCCGACCCCACGCCTGCCCTCCGCGCACGTCCCCGCGCGCATCGCGATCCCGCAGGCCCCGAGCGCGCCGGCGCGCCGCCGCATCCCGTGGGTGATGGTGCTCCTGCCGATCCCCTTCGCGGCCCTCCTCGCCTTCTTCTTCGGCCCTCGGATGCTCCTCTTCGGGCTGCTCACACCGGTCCTGGCCATCGGGTCGACGCTCTCCGACCGCTCCTCCTCTCGGCGCGACCACCGGGAGGCACACACGGCATGGACAAGGGAGACGGCTCGGGTCGGTGAGCACCTCGCGAGCGCCCTCGCGCTCGAACGTCGCGAGCGCCTCCGCTCGGCTCCTGACGCGGCCGCACTGCTCGACGCGGCCCGTGGTGACTCCTCCCGACTCTGGGAGCGTCGCGCCGGACACCCCGAGTTCCTCGACCTCCGGCTGGGGCTGGCCCCGCTCCCGGCCCGGGTCGAGGTCGACCGCGGTCACGGCGACCGGGCCCATCCCGTGCTCGAGGACGTCCCCCTCGTGGTCGACCTCCCGGACGTCGGTGTGCTCGGGATCGCCGGAGGGCGCGATGGCCGCGATCGACTCGCCCGCCACCTCCTCGCACAGCTGACCGTCCTGCACTCCCACCACGACGTCGCGGTCTCGGTGGTGGCCACGCAGGAAGGGTGGTGGTCCCCCTTCCGCACCCTGGTCCACCTGCGAGAGCACCACGACGACCCCGGGACGAGCCGGGCCACGGCCACGGAGGAGGGCGCCCTCGCCCTCTTCGCCGGGCACGCCGACACGGCCCGTGAGCGGCGCCGGAGGCGCTCCGGCGCGAGCGCGGACGACGACGAGCCGACCACGCTCGTCCTCCTCATCGACGAGGTCGACCGGTGGCGGAGCGACCCCAACCTGCGCACGGTCCTCGCGCAGGGACGCACCCATCGGATCCTCGTGATCGCCCTGTGCGAGACCGTCGAGGGACTCCCGCACGAGTGCGGCGCCATTGCCCGCCTCGACGGCGACCGACTCGCCCTGCAGGTCGCCGGCACCCCGGACGCCCACGGTGTCGTCGACGGGGTCGGACCCGCCTGGGCGGGGCGCGTGGCCGCCGCGCTGGCCCCACTGCGGGACTCGACCCCCGACGCCGCCGGCGTGGGCCTTCCGGATGCGACCCGCCTCGTCGACCTGCTCGACCTCGATCCTGACGACCCGGCCACGGTCCGGACGGCATGGTCGGGCGCGACAGCCCGCCGCAGCGACCTCGATGTGGCCGTCGGCCAGGGAGCGGAGGGCCCGTTCCACATCGACCTGCGCCGTGACGGTCCCCACGCACTCGTGGCAGGCACCACCGGGTCAGGCAAGTCGGAGTTCCTGCAGAGCTGGGTGGCCTCGCTGGCGGCCTGTCTGTCTCCGCAGGAGATCACCTTCGTGCTCGTCGACTACAAGGGCGGCGCTGCCTTCGCCGAGTGCGCCCGACTGCCGCACACCGTCGGGCTGCTCACCGACCTCGAGCCCGCGCAGGCCGAGCGAGCCCTCACCAGTCTGGATGCCGAGCTGAACCGACGTGAGCGCATCCTGGCCGCATCGGGCGCCACGGACATCGACGACCACCGGGGCAACCCGCTGCCACGTCTGATGATCGTCATCGACGAGTTCCGGATGCTGGCGGAGGAGCAGCCCGAGGCACTCGCCCACCTCATGAGGATCGCAGCCGTCGGCCGGTCCCTCGGTGTGCACCTCGTGCTGGCCACCCAACGCCCGGGGGGCATCGTCTCCGCGGACATCAAGGCCAACGTCAACCTGCGTATCGCCCTGCGCGTGCGGGACCGGGTCGACAGCGACGACGTCCTCGGGGTCCCGGACGCGGTCGACCTCCCTGAGTCCGCGCCCGGACGCGCCCTGGCGCGGACCGGGGGTCGCCCGCCCGTGCCTTCCAGACCGGCCGGGTCGCCGGACACGCCACATCGGGCTCCGACGGAGTGGTCGTGCGCACCCCGGGCGAGCCGTGGCCGACCGTGA
- a CDS encoding FtsK/SpoIIIE domain-containing protein, with product MRTPGEPWPTVSRRRDLGPTDLQRLTATLTTAAADLGITRPHRPWLPPLPETITADRLPVPVEDTGAPFALVDHPERQQQEPLLWSPCGGHWMVVGGPGTGRTTSIAAVVTAAAGHWKPEQLQVQVIGDGSSLLSDLVRLPHVGSVVDGEDRPTTRRFLGHLEDDLTARRARLRASGHSTLDAWWQAHDADPSGEVPPPHLLLAVDGWGRATRPLGGTDLGETAELLETLLRDGVAAGIRCVATGGRELLSGRISSLVTTRLLLHLPDRGDASLAGLKPSEISGPLVAGRARVQPGGHLLQIARPAPQASGHSVSGHEHARPWRVEPLPEAVAVARLPAAGVERIPVGIGGSGREPVVWRVPDARRMLVCGPPGSGRTTALVTIARQAMTTGHPVVLIGRGPLVEHPDLAEATVCGPEDRDRLIALRRAHPDLAVVIDDADRVEDEPVADVVKEILRRVDSDRGLVIASTATQTAATRVRGLVADIARSRAGILLQPTSRGDGDALSLRVPPLPRIPGRGYLITQGRAEEVQVARVAAPEGYE from the coding sequence GTGCGCACCCCGGGCGAGCCGTGGCCGACCGTGAGCCGCCGCAGGGACCTCGGACCCACCGACCTGCAGCGGCTGACGGCCACGCTGACCACCGCTGCAGCGGACCTCGGCATCACACGGCCACACCGACCGTGGTTGCCGCCGCTGCCCGAGACCATCACCGCGGACCGGCTCCCCGTTCCCGTGGAGGACACCGGCGCCCCCTTCGCGCTCGTCGACCATCCGGAGCGCCAGCAGCAGGAGCCGCTCCTGTGGTCACCGTGCGGGGGCCACTGGATGGTCGTCGGGGGGCCGGGCACCGGACGCACGACGAGCATCGCCGCGGTGGTCACGGCCGCAGCCGGCCACTGGAAACCCGAGCAGCTGCAGGTGCAGGTCATCGGTGACGGCTCATCCCTCCTCAGCGATCTCGTCCGACTGCCGCACGTGGGCAGCGTGGTCGACGGGGAGGACAGACCGACGACACGTCGCTTCCTCGGTCACCTCGAGGACGACCTCACCGCGCGCCGGGCCAGACTGCGCGCCAGCGGCCACTCGACCCTCGACGCCTGGTGGCAGGCACACGACGCCGACCCGTCGGGCGAGGTGCCCCCGCCCCACCTCCTGCTCGCCGTCGACGGTTGGGGACGTGCCACCCGGCCGCTCGGCGGGACGGATCTCGGGGAGACCGCGGAGCTGCTGGAGACGCTGCTGCGCGACGGCGTGGCAGCCGGCATCCGCTGTGTCGCCACGGGAGGCCGGGAGCTGCTCTCCGGTCGGATCTCCTCGCTCGTCACCACCCGGCTCCTGCTGCACCTCCCCGACCGGGGGGATGCCTCGCTCGCCGGACTGAAGCCGTCGGAGATCTCCGGGCCCCTGGTCGCGGGGCGAGCGCGAGTGCAACCCGGCGGGCACCTCCTCCAGATCGCGCGACCCGCGCCACAGGCCTCGGGCCACTCGGTCTCCGGGCACGAGCACGCCCGCCCGTGGCGCGTCGAACCGCTGCCCGAGGCGGTGGCGGTCGCTCGCCTCCCGGCGGCCGGCGTGGAGCGCATCCCGGTCGGCATCGGCGGCTCCGGACGTGAGCCGGTGGTCTGGCGCGTCCCCGACGCCCGCCGGATGCTCGTCTGCGGCCCGCCGGGAAGCGGCCGCACGACCGCCCTCGTCACGATCGCCCGGCAGGCGATGACCACAGGGCATCCTGTGGTGCTCATCGGCCGAGGCCCGCTGGTCGAGCACCCGGACCTCGCCGAGGCCACCGTCTGCGGTCCCGAGGACCGGGACCGTCTCATCGCCCTGCGGCGCGCGCACCCGGACCTCGCGGTCGTGATCGACGACGCCGACCGTGTCGAGGACGAGCCCGTCGCCGACGTGGTCAAGGAGATCCTGCGTCGGGTCGACAGCGATCGCGGGCTGGTCATCGCATCGACGGCAACGCAGACGGCCGCGACCCGGGTCCGCGGGCTCGTCGCGGACATCGCGCGCTCCCGCGCCGGGATCCTCCTCCAGCCGACGAGTCGCGGCGACGGGGACGCTCTCAGCCTGCGGGTGCCGCCACTCCCCCGGATCCCGGGGCGTGGGTACCTCATCACCCAGGGTCGGGCCGAGGAGGTCCAGGTGGCGCGTGTGGCTGCCCCCGAGGGGTACGAGTGA
- a CDS encoding amidase: MGGFDVVEADIASMRAALRSGETTSEELVTAYLARIAAYDADGIRLNAVVVRNPLALEEARAADRRRAEGQPLGPLDGIPYTAKDSYLVSGLTCASGSPAFADLVAQRDAFTIARLRAGGAVLIGLTNMPPMANGGMQRGVYGRAESPYNGEYLTAAFASGSSNGSGTATAASFAAFGLGEETWSSGRAPASNNALCAYTPSRGVISVRGNWPLVPSMDVVVPQTRTMADLLEVLDVVVADDPDTTGDLWRTQPWIEVPASSSVRPDSYPTLRTGDGAPLRGLRLGVPRMYLGTDEDAGTGTGFGGPTGERIVPRPSVLALFEAARADLEAAGAQVVETDFPVVSNYEGDRAGAPTVATRGLLPQGYLEEEIWEQAMWGWETFLRANGDPHLHRLVDVDGPAIFPQPEGALPDRYGEPDVDLADYVTRAREVGVVEDVTSLPLLEGGLRGLEETRRVDLEEWMDALGLDAVIFPAVADVGPADADVDEASADLAWRNGVWVANGNLVPRHLGIPTVTVPMGTMADIGMPVGLTFAGRGWDDNALLAMAAAFEATGERRTVPPRTPPLV, encoded by the coding sequence ATGGGTGGCTTCGACGTCGTCGAGGCCGACATCGCCTCCATGCGCGCCGCCCTGAGGTCCGGCGAGACCACGAGCGAGGAGCTGGTCACGGCCTACCTCGCGCGGATCGCCGCCTACGACGCCGACGGCATCCGGCTCAACGCGGTCGTCGTGCGCAACCCGCTCGCGCTCGAGGAGGCCCGGGCGGCCGACCGCCGCCGTGCCGAGGGACAACCGCTCGGCCCCCTCGACGGCATCCCGTACACCGCCAAGGACTCCTACCTCGTCAGCGGTCTGACCTGCGCCAGCGGGTCTCCGGCCTTCGCCGACCTCGTGGCGCAGCGTGACGCCTTCACCATCGCGCGGCTGCGCGCGGGTGGTGCGGTGCTCATCGGCCTGACGAACATGCCGCCCATGGCCAACGGGGGCATGCAGCGGGGCGTCTACGGACGGGCCGAGAGCCCCTACAACGGTGAGTACCTCACCGCCGCCTTCGCCTCGGGGTCCTCCAACGGCTCGGGGACCGCTACCGCAGCCAGCTTCGCTGCCTTCGGCCTCGGGGAGGAGACGTGGTCCTCCGGGCGGGCGCCGGCGAGCAACAACGCGCTGTGCGCCTACACGCCCTCGCGCGGGGTCATCTCGGTGCGCGGCAACTGGCCCCTCGTGCCGTCGATGGACGTCGTCGTCCCGCAGACCCGCACGATGGCCGACCTGCTCGAGGTGCTCGACGTCGTCGTCGCCGACGACCCGGACACCACGGGAGACCTGTGGCGTACCCAGCCGTGGATCGAGGTGCCCGCGTCCTCGAGCGTGCGTCCGGACTCCTACCCGACCCTGCGCACCGGCGACGGTGCCCCCCTTCGCGGACTGCGTCTGGGGGTGCCGCGGATGTACCTCGGCACCGACGAGGACGCCGGGACCGGCACCGGCTTCGGCGGGCCGACGGGGGAGCGGATCGTGCCCCGGCCCAGCGTCCTGGCGCTCTTCGAGGCGGCCCGCGCCGACCTCGAGGCGGCCGGTGCGCAGGTCGTGGAGACCGACTTCCCCGTGGTGTCGAACTACGAGGGTGACCGCGCCGGTGCCCCGACGGTCGCCACCCGCGGGCTGCTGCCGCAGGGCTACCTCGAGGAGGAGATCTGGGAGCAGGCGATGTGGGGGTGGGAGACCTTCCTGCGCGCCAACGGCGACCCGCACCTGCACCGGCTCGTCGATGTCGACGGGCCTGCGATCTTCCCCCAGCCGGAGGGGGCCCTCCCCGACCGCTACGGCGAGCCCGACGTCGACCTCGCGGACTACGTCACCCGTGCCCGTGAGGTGGGGGTCGTCGAGGACGTCACCTCGCTCCCGCTGCTCGAAGGGGGCCTGCGCGGCCTCGAGGAGACCCGCCGCGTGGACCTCGAGGAGTGGATGGACGCCCTCGGTCTGGACGCGGTGATCTTCCCCGCGGTCGCAGACGTCGGGCCCGCCGACGCGGACGTGGACGAGGCCTCGGCGGATCTGGCCTGGCGCAACGGGGTCTGGGTGGCCAACGGCAACCTCGTCCCGCGGCACCTGGGCATCCCGACGGTCACGGTGCCGATGGGCACGATGGCCGACATCGGCATGCCGGTCGGGCTGACCTTCGCCGGGCGCGGCTGGGACGACAATGCGTTGCTGGCGATGGCGGCAGCCTTCGAGGCGACGGGGGAGCGGCGCACCGTGCCGCCGCGGACGCCACCGCTCGTCTGA
- a CDS encoding WhiB family transcriptional regulator, with protein MDWRDRAACLDEDPELFFPIGNTGPAIAQIEEAKKVCRRCEVIDTCLQWALESGQDAGVWGGLSEDERRALKRRKARARRAG; from the coding sequence ATGGATTGGCGCGACCGCGCAGCCTGTCTGGACGAGGATCCAGAACTCTTCTTCCCCATCGGCAACACCGGCCCCGCGATCGCGCAGATCGAGGAGGCAAAGAAGGTCTGCCGTCGCTGCGAGGTCATCGACACCTGTCTCCAGTGGGCCCTCGAGTCCGGTCAGGACGCCGGTGTCTGGGGCGGGCTCTCCGAGGACGAGCGCCGCGCGCTCAAGCGCCGCAAGGCCCGCGCCCGACGCGCCGGCTGA
- a CDS encoding sensor histidine kinase, with translation MRTLADFLRITPGLEAGDAERLHLLIEDWQVLADLAFSDLVLWLAQDDGWVAAAHTRPMTGPMVFVEEAVGLGASAVFGDLVSDAAQEGMSEHVRTRGQDLIHERARPVRRNGRTIGVLSIHDMLDSGRPDTRLQECYGAMGDDLFAMVPEGGWPTPGYSPSGVRQGAPRVGDGVIRLDAAGVVEYASPHALSAIRQLGHQGPLESEVLVRVVSGLAAQVGQVDESLAMVAMGRAAWRADVSTDGAALAMRAIPLMRGRQRHGAIVLVRDISELRRHGEELMTKDQTIREIHHRVKNNLQTVAALLRMQSRRMPEESARIALTEAERRVGVIAMIYEALSTGFAETVDFDNIAVRGLRAVVEVARTTGAIDTSFTGSFGMMQAEDATAVGLILSELIQNAVEHGVPDGGTVEVDAHRSDEGESDILRVTVVDDGAGLPRGFRPSRAGLGTRIVTSMVQDLGGQIRWDDAEPRGTRVRFSARLQRVDR, from the coding sequence GTGCGGACACTGGCGGACTTCCTGCGGATCACCCCCGGCCTCGAGGCGGGCGACGCCGAGCGGTTGCACCTGCTCATCGAGGACTGGCAGGTGCTCGCCGACCTGGCCTTCAGCGACCTGGTCCTGTGGCTCGCCCAGGACGACGGCTGGGTCGCGGCTGCCCACACCCGACCGATGACGGGTCCGATGGTCTTCGTCGAGGAGGCCGTCGGCCTCGGCGCCAGCGCCGTCTTCGGTGACCTCGTCTCCGACGCCGCGCAGGAGGGGATGAGCGAGCACGTCCGCACCCGCGGGCAGGACCTCATCCACGAGCGGGCTCGTCCCGTGCGCCGCAACGGCCGCACCATCGGTGTGCTGAGCATCCACGACATGCTCGACAGCGGCCGACCGGACACCCGGCTCCAGGAGTGCTACGGAGCGATGGGCGACGACCTCTTCGCGATGGTGCCCGAGGGCGGCTGGCCCACGCCCGGCTACTCGCCGAGCGGTGTGCGGCAGGGCGCGCCGCGCGTGGGTGACGGCGTGATCCGCCTGGACGCCGCGGGGGTCGTCGAGTACGCCTCGCCCCATGCGCTCAGTGCCATCCGCCAGCTGGGCCACCAGGGGCCCCTCGAGTCGGAGGTCCTCGTGCGCGTGGTGAGTGGTCTCGCCGCGCAGGTCGGCCAGGTCGACGAGAGCCTGGCCATGGTGGCGATGGGACGCGCGGCGTGGCGGGCCGATGTCAGCACGGACGGAGCCGCGCTCGCGATGCGGGCGATCCCCCTCATGAGGGGGAGGCAGCGCCACGGGGCGATCGTCCTGGTCCGCGACATCTCCGAGCTGCGCCGGCACGGCGAGGAGCTGATGACCAAGGACCAGACCATCCGCGAGATCCACCACCGGGTGAAGAACAACCTCCAGACGGTCGCGGCACTGCTGCGCATGCAGTCGCGTCGCATGCCTGAGGAGTCCGCCCGGATCGCGTTGACGGAGGCCGAGCGGCGCGTCGGCGTCATCGCGATGATCTACGAGGCACTGAGCACCGGGTTCGCGGAGACGGTCGACTTCGACAACATCGCGGTGCGGGGTCTGCGGGCGGTCGTCGAGGTGGCGCGGACGACGGGCGCGATCGACACGAGCTTCACCGGGTCCTTCGGGATGATGCAGGCCGAGGACGCGACGGCGGTCGGCCTCATCCTCTCCGAGCTGATCCAGAACGCGGTCGAGCACGGGGTCCCGGACGGGGGGACGGTCGAGGTGGACGCCCACCGCTCCGACGAGGGGGAGAGCGACATCCTGCGGGTCACCGTCGTCGACGACGGGGCAGGACTGCCGAGGGGGTTTCGACCGAGCAGGGCCGGTCTGGGGACACGGATCGTCACGTCGATGGTGCAGGACCTCGGTGGCCAGATCCGGTGGGACGACGCCGAGCCGCGGGGGACCCGGGTGCGGTTCAGCGCCCGTCTGCAGCGGGTCGACCGGTGA